The following coding sequences are from one Methyloceanibacter stevinii window:
- a CDS encoding Fe(3+) ABC transporter substrate-binding protein produces MRWTFACAATAAALLATSVSHIPARAEAPGEVNIYSYRQPYLIEPLLEEFSAETGIKTNVIFASKGLIERIQAEGRNSPADLLLTTDIGNLSQAVTSGISQPVTSAAIDESIPASYRGTDDEWIGLTRRARVVYASKDRVEQDSITYEELADPKWRGRICIRSGQHPYNVALVASMIAHLGPDETETWLRGVKTNLARKPAGNDRLQVKGVYAGECDLAIGNTYYMGKMLTDEDHPEQKEWAESVKMLFPNTDGRGTHVTVSGVVLAKNAPNKDNALKLIEFLASDTGQNMYAEVNHEYPTKDGVPWSDLVQSWGTFKADAVSLNEIAALRKAASEMIDKVGFDDGPSS; encoded by the coding sequence ATGCGCTGGACATTTGCGTGCGCGGCCACGGCTGCGGCACTTCTCGCTACTTCCGTTTCACACATCCCGGCTCGCGCCGAAGCGCCCGGCGAAGTGAATATCTATTCTTACCGGCAACCCTATCTGATCGAACCGCTGCTCGAAGAGTTCAGCGCCGAGACCGGTATCAAGACCAACGTCATCTTCGCGTCCAAGGGCCTGATCGAACGCATCCAGGCCGAGGGGCGCAACAGCCCGGCCGACCTTTTGCTGACGACCGATATCGGCAATCTCAGCCAAGCCGTCACATCGGGCATTTCGCAACCCGTAACGTCGGCGGCGATCGATGAGTCGATCCCTGCGTCCTACCGCGGCACCGACGACGAATGGATCGGACTGACGCGGCGCGCCCGAGTGGTTTACGCCTCCAAGGACCGGGTCGAGCAGGACAGCATCACCTACGAAGAACTCGCCGACCCGAAATGGCGCGGCAGGATCTGCATCCGCTCCGGGCAGCATCCCTACAACGTCGCGCTCGTCGCTTCGATGATCGCTCATCTGGGCCCCGACGAGACCGAGACTTGGCTGCGCGGCGTCAAAACCAACCTCGCCCGCAAGCCCGCCGGCAACGACCGTCTTCAGGTGAAGGGCGTCTACGCAGGCGAATGCGATCTGGCGATCGGCAACACCTACTACATGGGCAAGATGCTGACCGACGAGGACCATCCCGAGCAGAAGGAGTGGGCCGAGTCCGTGAAGATGCTGTTCCCGAACACGGACGGCCGCGGCACGCACGTCACGGTCTCCGGCGTCGTCTTGGCGAAGAACGCGCCGAACAAGGACAACGCGCTCAAGCTCATCGAATTTCTGGCCTCGGACACGGGTCAGAACATGTACGCGGAAGTGAACCACGAATACCCGACCAAGGACGGTGTTCCGTGGTCGGACCTTGTCCAGTCCTGGGGAACATTCAAGGCGGATGCAGTATCGCTGAACGAGATCGCCGCACTGCGTAAGGCGGCAAGTGAGATGATCGATAAAGTCGGCTTCGACGACGGGCCGAGCTCATAA
- a CDS encoding sensor histidine kinase, giving the protein MEACVASLQPLAKRTRIVLRTSFADDLPLVLADPRRLRQVLLNLLTNAIKFTREGGQVIVSGTMVGNELRLRVRDSGVGMSENDIAYAMQPFHQLDTSPRHQSGTGLGLPLTKALTDAIRARLELTSEPGVGTSADVIFPKERLFRR; this is encoded by the coding sequence GTGGAAGCGTGCGTCGCAAGCCTGCAGCCGCTCGCCAAGCGGACCCGGATCGTGCTGCGCACATCCTTCGCCGACGACCTGCCTCTGGTGCTGGCCGACCCAAGGCGCTTGCGGCAGGTCCTCCTGAACCTCCTCACCAACGCCATCAAGTTCACACGCGAGGGGGGGCAGGTCATCGTCTCCGGCACGATGGTCGGCAACGAACTGCGCTTGCGTGTTCGCGACAGCGGCGTCGGCATGAGCGAGAACGACATCGCTTATGCCATGCAGCCCTTCCACCAACTCGACACCTCGCCCCGGCACCAGTCCGGAACGGGGCTCGGTCTTCCGCTGACCAAGGCGTTGACCGATGCGATTCGCGCCCGGCTCGAACTTACGAGCGAACCCGGCGTCGGCACCTCCGCCGATGTGATTTTCCCGAAGGAACGCCTGTTCCGACGCTAG
- a CDS encoding phasin family protein, with the protein MERSFDAAGQGATAFNRKLIEIAQRNLNSGFDYAKSLAGAKTLAEFVELQSSYIRNQFEVFAGQATEIQELTKKIATDTSGPLKDQMTKSFETVRKAS; encoded by the coding sequence CTGGAGCGCTCCTTCGATGCGGCAGGACAGGGCGCCACGGCTTTCAATCGTAAGCTGATCGAAATCGCGCAGCGCAATTTGAACTCGGGTTTTGACTACGCCAAGAGCCTGGCTGGCGCCAAGACCCTTGCCGAGTTCGTGGAGCTGCAGTCGTCCTACATCCGCAACCAGTTCGAGGTGTTCGCGGGCCAGGCGACGGAGATCCAGGAGCTGACGAAGAAGATTGCGACCGACACGTCCGGTCCGCTCAAGGATCAGATGACCAAGTCTTTCGAGACGGTGCGCAAGGCCTCTTAA
- a CDS encoding DUF6998 domain-containing protein, whose translation MALKLSSKTNSQLLALIADCQNELRSRDVIQSANIVGDLAETYVCSALGLKRQGKSAKGVDAVGPDGTRYEIKGRRLTPWNKSRQLSALRGLDQKPFDVLAGVLFDERFQVQRAALIPYQVVRKRAGPMPRVNAHRFLLKDIVWDMPGVIDITDNVRKAEQAL comes from the coding sequence ATGGCGCTCAAACTGTCATCGAAAACTAACAGCCAGTTGCTCGCGCTCATCGCAGACTGCCAAAACGAACTGCGCAGCCGAGACGTGATCCAGTCCGCCAATATCGTGGGCGATCTCGCAGAGACGTACGTCTGCTCCGCTCTTGGTCTAAAGCGTCAGGGCAAGTCGGCCAAGGGAGTTGATGCTGTAGGTCCTGATGGCACCCGGTATGAGATTAAAGGACGCCGGCTTACGCCTTGGAACAAGTCTCGCCAGCTGAGCGCGCTTCGCGGCCTCGACCAAAAGCCCTTCGATGTTTTGGCTGGCGTCCTATTCGACGAACGTTTCCAGGTTCAGCGCGCGGCGCTAATCCCATATCAAGTAGTTCGGAAAAGAGCAGGACCGATGCCCAGGGTAAATGCACATCGCTTCCTTCTGAAGGACATCGTGTGGGACATGCCTGGTGTCATTGACATAACTGACAACGTACGAAAGGCAGAGCAAGCGCTATGA
- the rpoD gene encoding RNA polymerase sigma factor RpoD, with translation MATKTAQAEDQETETQSQDGPVLDMSDAAVKKLIKTAKQRGFVTYDELNEVLPSEEVSSEQIEDTMSMLSDMGINVIDSEEAEEGENTDGEGGKAVVAQSAVAKPETTAREPAERTDDPVRMYLREMGSVELLSREGEIAIAKRIEAGREAMIAGLCESPLTFQAIIIWRDELNEGKILLRDIIDLEATYQALTPSRCPRSRCRARSPRRARTRPMAPLRPKARTTRNPRKRAPRRVRGDDDDDMENSLSLAAMEAELKPQVLETFDLVASNYKKLRKLQDQQVEKALKNEDLSTSQHRRYKQLKDEIVTEVKSLQLNANRIETLVETLYLINKKLMGYEGRLLRLAEGYGVKREDFIGEYQGNELDPNWLRRVGRLKKKGWADFIHDERGLVKELRGEIHQLATETGLQIAEFRRIVSIVQKGEREARQAKKEMVEANLRLVISIAKKYTNRGLQFLDLIQEGNIGLMKAVDKFEYRRGYKFSTYATWWIRQAITRSIADQARTIRIPVHMIETINKIVRTSRQMLHEIGREPTPEELAEKLAMPLEKVRKVLKIAKEPISLETPIGDEEDSYLGDFIEDKNAVLPIDAAIQSNLRETTTRVLASLTPREERVLRMRFGIGMNTDHTLEEVGQQFSVTRERIRQIEAKALRKLKHPSRSRKLRSFLDN, from the coding sequence ATGGCCACCAAGACCGCCCAAGCCGAAGATCAAGAGACCGAGACTCAGTCCCAGGACGGACCTGTTCTCGACATGTCCGACGCCGCCGTCAAGAAGCTTATCAAGACGGCCAAGCAGCGCGGCTTCGTCACCTATGACGAGCTCAACGAGGTGCTTCCGTCCGAGGAAGTCTCGTCCGAGCAAATCGAGGACACGATGTCCATGCTCTCGGATATGGGCATCAATGTGATCGATAGCGAAGAGGCGGAAGAAGGCGAGAACACGGACGGCGAGGGCGGCAAGGCCGTCGTCGCGCAGTCCGCCGTGGCCAAGCCCGAGACCACCGCGCGCGAGCCGGCCGAGCGCACCGACGATCCGGTGCGCATGTATCTGCGCGAGATGGGCTCCGTGGAGCTTCTGTCCCGCGAGGGCGAGATCGCCATCGCCAAACGCATCGAGGCCGGCCGCGAAGCCATGATCGCCGGGCTGTGCGAAAGCCCGCTCACCTTCCAGGCCATCATCATCTGGCGCGACGAGCTGAACGAAGGCAAGATTCTGCTCCGCGACATCATCGATCTCGAAGCCACCTATCAGGCCCTGACGCCAAGCAGGTGCCCTCGCAGCCGCTGCCGGGCGAGGAGCCCGAGGAGGGCGAGGACAAGGCCAATGGCGCCGCTAAGGCCGAAGGCAAGGACGACGAGGAATCCGAGGAAGAGGGCGCCGAGGCGAGTCCGAGGAGACGACGACGACGACATGGAGAACTCGCTTTCGCTCGCCGCCATGGAGGCCGAGCTGAAGCCGCAGGTTCTCGAGACCTTCGATCTCGTCGCCAGCAACTACAAGAAGCTCCGTAAGCTGCAGGATCAGCAGGTCGAGAAGGCGCTGAAGAACGAGGACCTCTCCACCAGCCAGCATCGCCGCTATAAGCAGCTCAAGGACGAGATCGTCACCGAGGTCAAATCCCTCCAGCTCAATGCGAACCGCATCGAGACGCTGGTCGAGACCCTCTACCTCATCAACAAGAAGCTGATGGGCTACGAGGGCCGGCTGCTCCGTCTTGCCGAAGGCTATGGCGTGAAGCGCGAGGACTTCATCGGCGAATACCAGGGCAACGAGCTCGACCCCAACTGGCTGCGTCGCGTCGGCCGCCTGAAGAAGAAGGGCTGGGCCGACTTCATCCACGACGAGCGCGGGCTCGTGAAGGAGTTGCGCGGCGAGATCCATCAGCTGGCCACCGAGACCGGCCTGCAGATCGCCGAGTTTCGCCGCATCGTCTCCATCGTGCAGAAGGGCGAGCGGGAAGCGCGCCAGGCCAAGAAGGAGATGGTCGAGGCGAACCTGCGTCTCGTGATTTCCATCGCCAAGAAATACACGAACCGCGGCCTGCAGTTCCTGGACCTGATCCAGGAAGGCAATATCGGCCTGATGAAGGCCGTCGATAAGTTCGAATACCGCCGCGGCTACAAGTTCTCGACCTATGCCACGTGGTGGATCCGTCAGGCGATCACCCGCTCGATCGCGGACCAGGCCCGCACCATCCGCATCCCCGTGCACATGATCGAGACCATCAACAAGATCGTGCGCACCTCGCGCCAGATGCTCCACGAGATCGGCCGCGAGCCGACGCCCGAGGAGCTGGCCGAGAAGCTCGCCATGCCGCTCGAGAAGGTCCGCAAGGTCCTGAAGATCGCCAAGGAGCCCATCAGCCTCGAGACGCCCATCGGCGACGAGGAAGACAGCTATCTCGGCGACTTCATCGAGGACAAGAACGCCGTGCTCCCGATCGACGCGGCCATCCAGTCGAACCTGCGCGAGACGACCACGCGCGTGCTGGCCTCGCTCACGCCGCGCGAAGAGCGCGTGCTGCGCATGCGCTTCGGCATCGGCATGAACACGGATCACACGCTCGAAGAGGTAGGCCAGCAGTTCTCGGTCACCCGCGAACGCATCCGCCAGATCGAGGCCAAGGCCCTGCGCAAGCTGAAGCACCCGAGCCGCTCGCGGAAGCTCCGCAGCTTCCTGGACAATTAG
- a CDS encoding DUF4239 domain-containing protein: MTGLEIINAMPVWLLASLVIGASVAFSVGLQLAVRWTFGVKVIATNHEVAGFKYAVVGVAYSVLLAFVVVGVWQEFEDTKHAVDAEAERFYNLYRNSYNYPEADGAKIRSALMTYAVAVRDDDWPQMELGRHGSDEASEAYAKLSYTLGQIQSNDLALMPTILHGIDLLQQTADLRLERLSDVGGHMTPVIWGVLVLGGLITLAYPAFFATQKVGPQVLMTAGLAMIVGATFFLAIHLNFPFSGPVHITPDPIDAVIQRMKTEGPVGGE; this comes from the coding sequence TTGACCGGTCTGGAGATCATCAACGCGATGCCGGTCTGGCTGCTCGCGAGCCTCGTCATCGGCGCGAGCGTTGCCTTCAGCGTGGGGCTGCAGCTCGCGGTCCGCTGGACGTTCGGCGTCAAGGTCATCGCCACCAACCACGAGGTCGCCGGCTTCAAATATGCCGTGGTCGGCGTCGCCTATTCGGTGCTGCTGGCCTTCGTCGTGGTCGGCGTGTGGCAGGAGTTCGAGGACACCAAGCACGCCGTCGATGCGGAGGCCGAGCGCTTCTACAATCTCTACCGCAACAGCTACAACTATCCGGAAGCGGACGGCGCGAAGATCCGCAGTGCGCTGATGACCTATGCGGTCGCCGTGCGCGACGACGACTGGCCGCAGATGGAGCTCGGCCGCCACGGCAGCGACGAGGCGTCCGAGGCCTATGCGAAGCTGAGCTACACGCTGGGGCAGATCCAGTCGAACGATCTCGCCCTGATGCCGACCATCCTGCACGGCATCGATCTGTTGCAGCAGACGGCGGATTTGCGGCTGGAGCGGCTCTCGGACGTGGGCGGCCACATGACCCCGGTCATCTGGGGCGTGCTCGTTCTCGGCGGGCTCATCACGCTCGCCTATCCCGCCTTCTTCGCCACGCAGAAAGTAGGCCCGCAAGTGCTGATGACGGCGGGCCTCGCCATGATCGTCGGCGCGACCTTCTTCCTCGCCATCCACCTGAACTTCCCGTTCTCAGGCCCGGTCCACATCACCCCGGACCCGATCGACGCGGTCATCCAGCGCATGAAGACAGAGGGGCCGGTGGGCGGGGAGTAG
- a CDS encoding peptidoglycan DD-metalloendopeptidase family protein, translated as MIGYVGTTGRSTGPHLHYEVLVNNKFVNPMTIAVPRGLELDGRNLAAFQKERRRIDALMELDPVTNRIAQADIQ; from the coding sequence ATCATCGGCTATGTCGGCACGACCGGCCGCTCCACCGGCCCCCACCTTCACTACGAAGTCCTGGTCAACAACAAGTTCGTCAACCCGATGACGATCGCCGTGCCCCGCGGCCTCGAGCTTGATGGTCGCAACCTGGCCGCCTTCCAAAAGGAACGCCGCCGCATCGATGCCCTGATGGAACTGGATCCCGTCACCAACCGCATCGCCCAAGCCGACATTCAATAG
- a CDS encoding M23 family metallopeptidase — protein MFKRRGGFARRKLGQALVPSTPRGLPTIFLGEVPSAKVKRELPPVYLCESSHEGPAHRLKWMASTCLAGMVGVCLIGVAIYASMNMEDGSGMVNSIKRASLAALQPIRGARLAQDAQSVSGQKEDLIQMTSAGFANRQVIHDTVVEDQGDREFITIKPYLRIIAGLGTEKAEDTSHLPPFNPFKLYSDATPIGGGADAVDPALSLQVNMVDVPGGLLPATDDIELDPEQVTSIVARAAENFAYAEAPVVYREEQGEAKLQLASYRPGEVERPRYLPNTTVIHKLTDEDEAFRETQVANAQTKLVTVSKNDTLMGVLLSVGTSKELANELVDSLDAVFGPEDLKAGQKIDFRLIESEADSEVKEPVRISIFASSGDHIVTTSRNRDGDYLASTVVPLDEVVVTASNRASLYESFYESALKQKLPGDVIMKLLRVHSYDVDFKQKVRPGDTFEVFFEGDGTSEKAGELLYTSMTVAGETRKFYRFRTPDNTIDFYDENGSSAKKFLMRNPVKGGRLSSGFGNRRHPLLRRIRMHTGVDWAAPAGTPILAGGDGTIEMAERHGGYGNYIRIRHANGFATAYGHMTRFATGSKPGARASKARSSAMSARPAAPPAPTFTTKSWSTTSSSTR, from the coding sequence TTGTTTAAGCGCCGTGGGGGATTCGCGCGCCGGAAGCTGGGCCAGGCACTTGTGCCGTCCACGCCTAGAGGGCTTCCCACCATCTTTCTGGGCGAAGTTCCGTCTGCCAAGGTCAAACGCGAACTGCCGCCTGTTTATCTCTGCGAATCGAGCCACGAGGGCCCTGCCCACCGCCTGAAATGGATGGCCAGCACCTGCCTCGCCGGCATGGTGGGCGTCTGTTTGATCGGCGTCGCGATCTACGCCTCCATGAACATGGAGGACGGCTCGGGGATGGTGAACTCCATCAAACGCGCCTCTCTCGCGGCGCTGCAGCCCATCCGCGGCGCCCGGCTCGCACAAGACGCTCAGAGCGTCAGCGGCCAAAAAGAAGATCTTATTCAGATGACCTCCGCCGGCTTCGCCAACCGCCAAGTCATCCACGATACGGTGGTAGAAGATCAGGGCGATCGAGAATTCATCACCATCAAGCCCTACCTCCGCATTATCGCCGGCCTCGGCACCGAAAAAGCCGAAGACACCAGCCACCTCCCTCCCTTCAATCCCTTCAAGCTCTACTCCGACGCAACGCCCATCGGCGGCGGCGCGGATGCGGTGGATCCTGCGCTGTCCTTGCAGGTGAACATGGTCGACGTCCCGGGCGGTCTGCTGCCCGCGACCGACGATATCGAGCTCGATCCCGAGCAGGTCACGTCGATCGTCGCCCGTGCCGCGGAGAACTTCGCCTATGCCGAAGCACCGGTGGTCTACCGCGAGGAACAGGGCGAGGCCAAGCTGCAGCTCGCGTCCTACCGCCCCGGCGAGGTCGAGCGCCCGCGCTACCTGCCCAACACCACCGTCATCCATAAGCTGACCGACGAAGACGAAGCCTTCCGCGAGACGCAAGTGGCGAATGCCCAGACGAAGCTCGTCACGGTCAGCAAGAACGACACGCTAATGGGCGTGCTCCTCAGTGTCGGCACCAGCAAGGAGCTGGCAAACGAGCTGGTGGACAGCCTCGATGCCGTGTTCGGCCCCGAAGATCTGAAGGCCGGACAGAAGATCGACTTCCGCCTCATCGAATCCGAGGCCGATTCGGAGGTCAAAGAACCGGTTCGCATCAGCATTTTCGCTAGCTCGGGCGACCACATCGTCACCACGTCGCGCAACCGCGACGGCGACTATCTGGCCTCGACCGTGGTTCCCCTTGACGAAGTCGTGGTCACCGCCTCCAACCGTGCTTCGCTGTATGAGAGCTTTTACGAATCCGCGCTCAAGCAGAAGCTTCCGGGCGACGTCATCATGAAGCTGCTGCGGGTCCACTCCTACGATGTGGACTTCAAGCAGAAGGTTCGCCCTGGGGACACGTTCGAAGTCTTCTTCGAAGGCGACGGCACCAGCGAGAAAGCCGGCGAGCTGCTTTACACGTCCATGACGGTGGCCGGCGAGACCCGCAAATTCTATCGCTTCCGCACCCCTGACAACACGATCGACTTCTATGACGAGAACGGGTCCAGCGCGAAGAAATTCTTGATGCGCAATCCCGTGAAGGGCGGCCGTCTATCGTCGGGTTTCGGTAATCGCCGCCATCCGCTGCTCCGCCGCATCCGCATGCACACGGGCGTCGACTGGGCCGCACCGGCAGGCACCCCGATCCTGGCCGGCGGCGATGGCACGATCGAGATGGCCGAGCGCCATGGCGGCTACGGCAACTACATCCGCATCCGCCATGCCAACGGCTTCGCCACCGCTTACGGGCACATGACCCGCTTTGCCACCGGCTCCAAGCCTGGCGCCCGCGCAAGCAAGGCCAGATCATCGGCTATGTCGGCACGACCGGCCGCTCCACCGGCCCCCACCTTCACTACGAAGTCCTGGTCAACAACAAGTTCGTCAACCCGATGA
- a CDS encoding cell wall hydrolase produces MAAASAVILTALCLSGCTGRSPGGLPMAATTDERECLVRAMYFESNRSSYDGSMAVGTVVMNRLESERFPNTICGVVGQHKQFAPGV; encoded by the coding sequence TTGGCAGCGGCAAGCGCTGTCATCCTAACCGCGCTGTGCCTCAGCGGCTGCACGGGACGTTCGCCCGGCGGTCTGCCCATGGCCGCAACCACGGACGAGCGCGAGTGCCTCGTCCGGGCCATGTATTTCGAGTCCAACCGCTCCAGTTACGACGGCAGCATGGCCGTCGGAACGGTGGTCATGAACCGGCTGGAGTCCGAACGCTTTCCCAACACGATCTGCGGTGTCGTCGGTCAGCACAAACAGTTCGCGCCGGGCGTCTGA
- a CDS encoding copper chaperone PCu(A)C: protein MGRATRHRIEIVLALALTLAAFLFVALAVWAEQGTGISVSQAWVRPTIGEGRITAAYLKIQNIGDDADVLRGASSPKAARVEIHETEMTDEGVMKMRPLGDGLAIPAGESVTLKPGGTHIMVMGLDGALAKGASLPLTLDFEKAGAVEVSVPAGTGPADAPGEADAAGEVDHSHH from the coding sequence ATGGGGCGTGCGACGAGACACCGGATAGAAATCGTCCTCGCGCTTGCTCTTACCCTAGCTGCTTTCCTCTTCGTCGCCTTGGCCGTTTGGGCCGAGCAAGGGACCGGGATTTCCGTGTCCCAGGCCTGGGTCCGCCCGACGATCGGCGAAGGGCGCATTACGGCAGCCTATCTGAAAATCCAGAACATCGGGGACGATGCCGACGTGCTGCGCGGCGCGAGCTCTCCCAAGGCCGCGCGGGTCGAAATCCACGAAACGGAGATGACCGACGAGGGCGTCATGAAGATGAGGCCGCTCGGAGATGGTCTCGCCATTCCGGCTGGAGAAAGCGTCACCCTCAAGCCGGGCGGTACCCACATCATGGTCATGGGGCTCGACGGCGCGCTCGCCAAGGGCGCCTCTCTGCCGCTGACGTTGGACTTCGAAAAGGCCGGCGCGGTCGAGGTCTCCGTGCCTGCCGGGACGGGACCGGCCGATGCGCCGGGCGAGGCGGACGCCGCCGGCGAAGTCGATCACAGCCATCATTAG
- a CDS encoding ArnT family glycosyltransferase, whose product MLFVIARTLFNARVGFWTAIVFATLPGVSYASALITTDAPLIFLWVLMMFFWVMLVKQKSMGYAILLGLAIGTGLLAKQAMIYAVLCIACHAVVSREAREALKGGRAIVAGLIAIALFSPNIFWNAEHGWPTAKHTGDNMGWRAPYVHPLELLEFVGAQFALFGPILFAVLIRAAIRYVGRPDDPNKTLLLSFSLPILLALVIQALLSRAHGNWAATAYPAATVFVTAILIEHGRRVLLGVSMALHILVAAVIGIAPAFARTWTPFEQLTFLQSSIAWEETADAVRKLLSEGRYGAVLADTRDMTAELLYYMRDVDTPIYAWKRRADPHHHYQMTRPFVAGVPEPILLVSVHSCRRGIIGKFDNVTELPPVQVPLVRNQTRTLYACVLSGYHGDGK is encoded by the coding sequence CTGCTCTTCGTCATTGCCCGCACGCTCTTCAATGCGCGCGTCGGGTTCTGGACGGCCATTGTCTTCGCGACCCTGCCGGGCGTCTCCTACGCCTCCGCGTTGATCACCACGGATGCACCGCTGATCTTCCTCTGGGTGCTGATGATGTTCTTCTGGGTCATGCTCGTGAAGCAGAAGAGCATGGGCTACGCCATTCTCTTGGGGCTCGCCATCGGCACGGGTCTGCTGGCCAAGCAGGCCATGATCTACGCAGTGCTGTGCATCGCCTGCCATGCCGTCGTGTCGCGCGAGGCGCGCGAGGCGCTCAAGGGCGGCCGCGCCATCGTGGCGGGGCTCATCGCCATCGCGCTGTTCTCACCGAACATCTTCTGGAATGCCGAGCACGGCTGGCCGACGGCCAAGCACACCGGCGACAACATGGGCTGGCGCGCACCCTATGTGCATCCGCTCGAGCTGTTGGAGTTCGTCGGGGCACAGTTCGCTCTGTTCGGACCGATCCTTTTTGCCGTCCTGATCCGCGCCGCGATCCGCTATGTCGGCCGCCCGGACGATCCCAACAAGACGCTGCTGCTCAGCTTCTCGCTGCCCATCCTCTTGGCGCTGGTGATCCAGGCCTTGCTGTCACGCGCGCACGGCAACTGGGCCGCCACCGCTTATCCCGCCGCGACGGTATTCGTCACGGCGATCCTGATCGAGCATGGGCGCCGCGTGCTGCTGGGGGTCTCCATGGCCCTGCATATTCTCGTCGCGGCCGTGATCGGGATTGCCCCAGCCTTCGCGCGGACCTGGACACCATTCGAGCAACTGACCTTCCTGCAGTCGTCGATCGCGTGGGAGGAGACGGCGGACGCGGTGCGCAAGCTTCTGTCAGAGGGGCGCTACGGTGCCGTCCTGGCGGACACGCGCGATATGACTGCCGAGCTGCTCTACTACATGCGGGACGTGGACACCCCAATCTATGCCTGGAAGCGCAGAGCCGATCCGCATCATCACTACCAGATGACGCGGCCCTTCGTGGCCGGAGTACCGGAGCCCATTCTGCTGGTCTCGGTGCACTCCTGCCGGCGCGGCATCATTGGAAAGTTCGACAACGTGACCGAACTTCCGCCGGTCCAGGTTCCCTTAGTGCGGAACCAGACCCGGACGCTTTATGCCTGCGTGCTGTCGGGCTACCACGGCGACGGCAAATAG
- a CDS encoding glycosyltransferase family 2 protein: MPGDLAPGGAVRISVVIPAFNEQGNIGRLIEETYDAVPEPILGEVIVVDDASDDATAAEIKALIPAHGTLRYLRHGRRAGQSASMRTAITAARFPVVATMDGDGQNDPADIAGLFREARRAGSEPALVGGVRASRKDTGSKRFASRFANWLRDKVLDDGCPDTGCGIKVYHRDAYLELPFFTSMHRYLPAFFLTYGHQVSFAPVNDRPRLAGHSKYTNLGRALIGIYDLVGVSWLRKRTDIPPVAEHVHGDAAKTGERHIQLVSQRG, translated from the coding sequence ATGCCAGGCGATTTGGCGCCGGGCGGCGCCGTCCGCATCTCCGTTGTCATTCCTGCGTTCAACGAGCAAGGCAATATTGGTCGTCTGATCGAGGAGACCTACGACGCCGTGCCCGAGCCCATTCTTGGGGAGGTGATCGTTGTCGACGACGCCAGCGACGACGCGACGGCGGCCGAAATCAAAGCTCTGATCCCGGCTCATGGGACGCTGCGCTATTTGCGCCATGGGCGCCGGGCCGGCCAAAGCGCCTCGATGCGCACGGCGATCACGGCGGCGCGTTTCCCGGTGGTGGCGACCATGGACGGGGACGGGCAGAACGACCCGGCGGACATCGCAGGACTTTTTCGAGAAGCTCGGCGAGCCGGGTCGGAGCCCGCTCTTGTCGGTGGCGTGCGGGCCTCGCGCAAGGATACGGGCTCCAAGCGCTTCGCCTCCCGTTTCGCCAACTGGCTCCGCGACAAGGTCCTGGACGACGGCTGCCCGGACACCGGGTGCGGCATCAAGGTCTATCACCGTGACGCCTATCTCGAGCTGCCCTTCTTCACCAGCATGCACCGCTATCTTCCGGCCTTTTTCTTGACCTATGGCCATCAGGTGAGCTTCGCACCGGTCAACGATCGCCCGCGACTGGCAGGGCACTCGAAATACACCAATTTGGGCCGTGCGCTGATCGGTATCTACGATCTCGTCGGCGTAAGTTGGCTGCGCAAGCGCACCGATATCCCGCCCGTGGCTGAGCACGTCCACGGCGATGCCGCGAAGACTGGCGAGCGGCATATTCAACTTGTAAGCCAGAGAGGGTAA
- a CDS encoding lipid-A-disaccharide synthase N-terminal domain-containing protein, which yields MFEGLAQWWADKSAAELTWLGIGLFAQLMFSMRFLIQWIATERARASIVPETFWYFSFLGGLMLLSYAIHRMDPVFIIGQATGLVIYSRNIYFIWQGKRVDEGPPDVPVEGEAKPAKGV from the coding sequence ATGTTCGAGGGCCTCGCACAATGGTGGGCCGACAAGTCCGCCGCGGAACTAACTTGGCTTGGCATCGGCCTTTTCGCGCAGCTCATGTTCTCGATGCGATTCCTGATTCAGTGGATTGCCACCGAGCGCGCGCGCGCGTCCATCGTGCCCGAGACGTTCTGGTATTTCAGCTTCCTCGGCGGCCTCATGCTGTTGAGCTACGCCATCCACCGCATGGATCCGGTCTTCATCATCGGCCAGGCCACGGGGCTGGTCATCTACTCCCGCAATATCTATTTCATCTGGCAGGGGAAAAGGGTCGATGAGGGCCCCCCGGATGTCCCGGTGGAGGGCGAAGCCAAGCCGGCCAAGGGCGTTTGA